A genomic window from Candidatus Thiocaldithrix dubininis includes:
- a CDS encoding Uma2 family endonuclease: MSLAQVLLSREAYLQQEQQTGLKYEFLNGQMYAMAGGTFNHARISGNFFASLRQHLRTKPCQPINSDLRVHTPSGLDTYPDVSVYCHAPELSDNQTTLLNPILLVEVLSPSTRNYDRSSKFAHYRSIVSLQDYVLIDPESVLIEHYHRLKQNEWLLRVYSQLSDVLNLVTLDIHIPLSELYA, translated from the coding sequence ATGTCACTGGCACAAGTATTGTTAAGCCGCGAAGCATACTTACAACAGGAACAGCAAACCGGATTGAAATATGAATTTCTAAACGGGCAGATGTATGCAATGGCGGGCGGTACATTTAATCATGCCCGCATTTCGGGTAATTTTTTTGCAAGTTTGCGGCAGCATTTACGCACTAAACCCTGCCAACCCATAAATAGTGATTTACGGGTGCATACGCCTTCGGGTTTAGATACCTATCCCGATGTATCCGTGTATTGTCATGCACCGGAGCTAAGCGACAATCAAACAACCTTGCTCAACCCCATTTTGTTGGTTGAAGTGTTATCACCCAGCACTCGCAACTATGACCGCAGCAGCAAATTCGCCCATTACCGTTCAATTGTTAGTCTGCAAGACTATGTATTGATTGATCCCGAATCTGTATTAATCGAGCATTATCATCGTCTGAAACAAAATGAATGGTTGCTGCGGGTTTATAGCCAGTTGAGTGATGTGTTAAATCTTGTCACACTGGATATTCACATACCCTTGAGTGAACTTTATGCATAA
- a CDS encoding AbrB/MazE/SpoVT family DNA-binding domain-containing protein: MQSIQITRLSSKGQIIIPKAIRALHGWANGQEFIVEETEQGLLLRPYKPLTLPKTSLSQVAGCLKQHYHGKAKTLEEMDEAIAQGIQESWQ; the protein is encoded by the coding sequence ATGCAATCCATCCAAATCACACGTCTTTCCAGCAAAGGACAAATTATCATCCCCAAAGCCATTCGTGCCTTACACGGTTGGGCAAATGGGCAAGAATTTATAGTTGAAGAAACTGAACAAGGGCTATTGTTACGCCCGTACAAACCCCTAACACTCCCTAAAACCAGCTTGTCACAAGTAGCTGGCTGTTTAAAACAACACTATCACGGTAAAGCCAAAACCCTTGAAGAGATGGATGAAGCCATCGCTCAAGGCATACAGGAAAGTTGGCAATGA
- a CDS encoding type II toxin-antitoxin system VapC family toxin, whose translation MIAVDTNLLVRLLIQDDVQQAAKVEQLFSQHKIFIADTVILETEWVLRFAYKINVQEIHLGLSQILGLENVFVRDQLAVQQALEWFQAGMDFADAWHLALSQPCKTFATFDQKLVKRTPQSSFTKTVVL comes from the coding sequence ATGATTGCTGTTGATACCAATTTATTAGTGCGTCTACTCATACAAGACGACGTACAACAAGCCGCAAAAGTCGAACAATTATTTAGCCAACACAAAATTTTTATTGCGGATACTGTAATTTTAGAAACCGAATGGGTATTGCGCTTTGCCTATAAGATAAACGTGCAAGAGATACATTTAGGCTTAAGCCAAATTTTAGGGTTGGAAAATGTCTTCGTCAGAGATCAATTAGCCGTGCAACAAGCTTTAGAATGGTTTCAAGCAGGCATGGATTTCGCCGATGCTTGGCATTTGGCACTTAGCCAACCTTGTAAAACTTTTGCCACATTCGACCAAAAGTTAGTAAAACGTACGCCTCAGTCAAGTTTTACAAAAACAGTAGTGCTTTAA
- the pbpC gene encoding penicillin-binding protein 1C codes for MQRLVVWQFHKRLNGHVVKRVCFVLIGSGLFSLLLFLAADKLWPLPDPNRVRSVLILSENRTPLRAFADEAGVWRYPVRVDEVSPLYIQALLEYEDRWFYKHPGINPYALIRAAWQRVTQGKVISGGSTLSMQVARILDPHSKTLAGKGWQMFRALQLEWHYSKDDILSFYLNLAPFGGPIEGVQTASYAWLHKSAANLSHAEAALLAVLPQAPSRLRPDRNPELAQRYRDKVLQRMASQGIWSSSVVADAMIEPVVKAYFQQPMLAPLFAQRMKPLAFAQNVARLPTSLNANTQWAVENILRTRVNILPDKASLAVLVMENKTGLVRAYAGSADFFDQERFGQVDMVQALRSPGSTLKPFLYGMALDDGLIHSASLLSDVPVKLEQYAPQNFFKNFSGPISATQALQQSLNVPAVSLLQRLSPAVFVARLKTGGVDIVFPNKTPANLSVILGGAGTRLEDLVHGFSALARGGLSIAPRYLQTDPVVERRLLSAGSAWIIRDILRGVTPPEGASNSARIAWKTGTSYGYRDAWAIGVTDAYTVGVWAGRPDGTPMPGQFGAHTAAPILFEVFRALPKNTPSMATQRPESVSKVDICWPLGEAAAQTAPEHCHQRLRALVLNQHIPPTLPNVDKASWSAALQTYWINPATGLRVLADCNVPQREQRQYAQWPLELNAWLSNATLQRMQLPAFDPACSAQVQQYAGRELAIRQLDDTTRVSLAKQADTNAVTLNLQAEGGQGAYTWLVNDMPIGRDVTQQGLRYTFTQAGDFSLTVFDEAGAVDRVTIRVLAPPN; via the coding sequence GTGCAGCGCCTAGTGGTTTGGCAATTCCATAAACGTCTTAACGGGCATGTCGTAAAGCGCGTCTGTTTCGTGTTAATCGGTAGCGGGCTATTCAGCCTGCTACTGTTTTTGGCGGCGGATAAACTCTGGCCTTTGCCAGACCCCAACCGAGTGCGCAGTGTATTAATTCTGTCGGAGAATCGTACTCCCTTACGAGCCTTTGCGGATGAAGCCGGTGTTTGGCGCTATCCGGTACGTGTTGATGAAGTTTCGCCGCTGTATATTCAAGCCTTACTCGAATACGAAGATCGCTGGTTTTATAAACACCCCGGCATTAACCCTTATGCCTTAATACGAGCGGCATGGCAGCGTGTTACGCAAGGTAAAGTTATTTCGGGCGGTTCAACCCTAAGCATGCAAGTGGCGCGTATTTTAGACCCGCATAGCAAAACATTGGCGGGCAAAGGTTGGCAAATGTTTCGGGCTTTGCAATTAGAATGGCATTACAGCAAAGACGATATTCTCAGTTTCTATTTAAATCTTGCACCGTTTGGCGGGCCCATTGAAGGTGTACAAACGGCGAGTTATGCATGGCTACATAAATCAGCAGCTAATTTAAGCCATGCCGAAGCCGCTTTATTAGCTGTCTTGCCGCAAGCCCCTTCACGTTTACGTCCTGACCGTAATCCTGAATTAGCCCAGCGTTATCGTGATAAAGTCTTACAGCGTATGGCAAGCCAAGGTATTTGGTCGTCTAGTGTCGTGGCGGATGCCATGATTGAACCCGTGGTTAAAGCGTATTTTCAGCAACCCATGCTTGCACCTTTATTTGCGCAGCGTATGAAGCCATTAGCCTTTGCGCAAAATGTGGCGCGTTTACCCACCAGTTTAAATGCTAACACCCAATGGGCTGTGGAAAATATTTTACGGACTCGCGTTAATATTTTGCCGGATAAAGCCTCGTTAGCGGTGTTAGTCATGGAAAATAAAACCGGCTTAGTGCGAGCGTATGCAGGCTCAGCCGATTTTTTCGATCAGGAACGCTTTGGGCAAGTCGATATGGTGCAAGCCTTACGTTCACCCGGCTCAACCTTAAAACCGTTTTTATACGGTATGGCGTTGGATGATGGTTTGATTCATTCCGCAAGCTTATTAAGCGATGTGCCGGTTAAACTCGAACAATATGCTCCGCAAAATTTCTTTAAAAACTTTTCAGGGCCGATTAGTGCCACGCAAGCCTTGCAACAATCCTTAAATGTACCCGCTGTAAGCTTATTACAACGGCTTAGCCCCGCAGTGTTTGTAGCGCGTTTAAAAACTGGGGGAGTAGATATTGTATTTCCCAATAAAACGCCTGCTAATTTAAGCGTAATTTTGGGCGGTGCAGGAACGCGTTTAGAAGATTTAGTGCATGGCTTTAGCGCTTTAGCCCGAGGCGGTTTAAGCATTGCCCCGCGTTATTTACAAACAGACCCTGTCGTAGAACGGCGTTTATTGTCGGCAGGCAGTGCGTGGATTATTCGCGATATATTGCGTGGGGTAACACCCCCAGAAGGCGCAAGTAATAGCGCACGAATTGCGTGGAAAACGGGTACTAGTTACGGTTATCGTGATGCTTGGGCCATTGGGGTAACCGATGCCTATACCGTTGGTGTTTGGGCAGGGCGACCGGATGGCACACCCATGCCGGGGCAATTTGGCGCACATACTGCCGCGCCGATTTTGTTCGAGGTATTCCGCGCATTACCGAAGAATACGCCTAGTATGGCTACTCAACGTCCAGAATCCGTAAGTAAGGTGGATATATGTTGGCCTTTAGGCGAAGCGGCCGCGCAAACTGCCCCTGAGCATTGTCATCAACGTTTACGAGCGCTGGTATTGAATCAGCATATTCCGCCTACCTTGCCTAATGTCGATAAAGCTTCATGGTCAGCCGCGTTGCAAACCTATTGGATTAACCCGGCAACGGGTTTACGGGTATTAGCCGATTGTAACGTACCCCAACGCGAGCAACGGCAATATGCTCAATGGCCGTTAGAACTTAATGCGTGGTTAAGTAATGCAACCTTGCAACGTATGCAACTGCCCGCGTTTGATCCGGCGTGTTCGGCACAGGTACAACAATACGCAGGACGCGAATTAGCCATACGCCAATTAGACGATACCACGCGGGTATCACTGGCGAAGCAAGCGGATACTAATGCTGTTACGCTGAATTTGCAGGCAGAAGGCGGGCAGGGTGCGTATACGTGGTTAGTCAATGACATGCCGATTGGGCGCGATGTTACCCAACAAGGGTTACGCTATACCTTTACCCAAGCGGGTGACTTTAGTTTAACGGTGTTTGATGAGGCGGGCGCTGTCGACCGGGTGACGATTCGTGTACTAGCGCCGCCTAATTAA
- the metH gene encoding methionine synthase — protein sequence MAHALQTALQQRILILDGAMGTMIQPYNLQESDYRGERFKDWHKDVKGNNDLLVLTKPEVIAEIHSQYLQAGVDILETCTFNANRTSMHDYDMEAFAYEINVAAAKLAKSIAQQYSTPDKPRYVAGVLGPTNRTANISPKVDDPGFRNISFDVLVDDYKASTRGLIEGGVDIIMIETIFDTLNAKAAVFAVKQVFAEDGIQLPIMISGTITDESGRTLTGQTTEAFYNSLAHADALSFGLNCALGPDKLRQYVEEMSRVCSAYVSAHPNAGLPTIDGYDMSPSQMAAHIKEWAEKGFLNIVGGCCGSTPAHIKAIAEAVKNIAPRQLPAIEPALRLSGDQAFNVTKDSLFVNVGERTNVTGSAKFKRLIKDGQYTEALAVALEQVEGGAQVIDVNMDEGLLDAEKEMTRFLNLIASEPDIARVPVMVDSSKWDVIEAGLKCIQGKGIVNSISMKEGEAKFIEQAKLVRRYGAAVIVMAFDEQGQADTKARKIEICSRAYKILTEQVGFPPQDIIFDPNIFAVATGIDEHNNYAVDFIEATQWIRQNLPHAHISGGVSNVSFSFRGNNPVREAIHSVFLYHAIQAGMDMGIVNASQMMVYDDIPLELRNAVEDVILNRDAGATERLLEIAPKYKGDGKTEEKKENLEWRTWPVEKRLEHALVKGIDAYVEQDTEEARVKLGRPLLVIEGPLMEGMNVVGDLFGAGKMFLPQVVKSARVMKKAVAYLDPFMAAEKAGTDIQANGKILMATVKGDVHDIGKNIVGVVLQCNNYEVIDMGVMVATDKILQTAREQNVDIIGLSGLITPSLDEMVNVAKEMQRQDFHVPLLIGGATTSKIHTAVKIEPQYQNDIVVYVPDASRAVGVASALLSKEQKPAYVAAIREEYAQIRAKRAANQSERKLIAIADARANGFKADWATYAPPQPKINGNQSLVFENYPLAELVERIDWTPFFRSWELAGRFPDILTDEIVGEECRKLYADAQAMLQKIVAENWVQAKAVIGLFPANSVGDDIELYSDNSRGQVQHKLHHLRMQMERNGQQPNYCLSDFIAPKHTQQADWLGAFAVSTSFGIEAHLQAFRAQNDDYSAIMLEALVDRLAEALAERMHERVRKEFWGYASDETLTNDQLVAEQYQGIRPAPGYPACPEHTEKGTLWQLLDVEANTGITLTESYAMYPAASVSGWYFSHPDSRYFGIGRVARDQVEDYAKRKGISVEEAEKWLAPVLGYEA from the coding sequence ATGGCTCACGCACTGCAAACCGCCCTACAACAACGCATCTTAATTCTGGATGGTGCGATGGGTACGATGATCCAACCTTATAACTTACAAGAAAGCGATTATCGCGGTGAGCGTTTCAAGGATTGGCATAAAGATGTAAAGGGTAACAATGACTTACTGGTGTTAACTAAGCCTGAAGTGATTGCCGAAATTCATAGCCAGTATCTACAAGCGGGTGTGGACATTCTGGAAACCTGTACCTTTAATGCCAATCGCACCTCCATGCACGATTATGATATGGAGGCATTTGCTTATGAAATTAATGTGGCAGCGGCAAAGTTAGCTAAATCTATTGCACAGCAATACAGCACGCCAGATAAGCCGCGTTATGTGGCGGGTGTATTAGGTCCGACTAACCGTACTGCGAATATTTCACCGAAAGTGGATGATCCGGGTTTCCGTAATATTAGCTTTGATGTGTTGGTCGACGATTACAAAGCCTCTACACGCGGTTTAATCGAGGGTGGGGTCGACATTATTATGATCGAAACCATTTTCGATACCTTAAACGCGAAAGCGGCAGTATTTGCGGTTAAACAAGTGTTTGCCGAAGATGGCATTCAATTGCCGATTATGATTTCCGGCACGATTACCGATGAATCCGGCCGTACCCTAACCGGGCAAACCACCGAAGCATTTTATAACTCGCTGGCACATGCCGATGCCTTATCGTTTGGGCTGAACTGCGCGCTAGGTCCTGACAAATTACGCCAATATGTGGAAGAAATGTCACGGGTATGCAGTGCGTATGTGTCGGCGCATCCCAATGCAGGTTTACCGACCATTGATGGTTATGATATGTCGCCCAGCCAAATGGCGGCGCATATTAAAGAATGGGCAGAAAAAGGCTTTTTAAATATTGTCGGTGGCTGTTGTGGTTCAACCCCTGCGCATATTAAAGCCATTGCCGAGGCCGTCAAGAACATTGCCCCGCGTCAACTGCCCGCTATTGAACCTGCGTTACGTTTATCCGGTGACCAAGCCTTTAATGTCACTAAAGACAGTTTATTCGTCAATGTGGGCGAACGTACCAATGTTACTGGCTCGGCTAAATTCAAACGCTTAATCAAAGACGGGCAATATACTGAAGCCTTAGCAGTGGCGTTAGAGCAAGTTGAAGGCGGCGCACAAGTCATTGACGTAAATATGGACGAAGGCTTGTTGGATGCCGAAAAAGAAATGACCCGTTTCCTGAATTTGATTGCTTCCGAACCGGATATTGCGCGTGTACCCGTAATGGTGGATTCATCCAAATGGGATGTCATCGAAGCCGGTTTAAAATGTATTCAAGGCAAAGGCATTGTTAACTCGATTTCCATGAAGGAAGGCGAAGCCAAGTTTATTGAACAAGCTAAATTAGTGCGGCGTTATGGCGCGGCGGTAATTGTCATGGCGTTTGATGAACAAGGTCAGGCGGATACCAAAGCGCGTAAAATCGAGATTTGCAGCCGTGCCTATAAAATTCTAACCGAACAAGTCGGTTTCCCACCGCAAGATATCATTTTTGACCCGAATATTTTTGCGGTCGCCACCGGCATTGATGAACACAACAATTACGCGGTGGACTTTATTGAAGCCACCCAATGGATTCGGCAAAACTTGCCACACGCGCATATTTCCGGCGGGGTGTCGAATGTTTCGTTCTCCTTCCGGGGTAATAATCCGGTGCGCGAAGCGATTCACAGCGTATTCCTGTATCACGCGATTCAAGCGGGGATGGATATGGGAATTGTCAACGCCTCGCAAATGATGGTGTATGACGATATTCCTTTAGAATTGCGCAATGCGGTGGAAGACGTGATTCTTAACCGCGATGCAGGCGCGACCGAACGCTTGTTGGAAATCGCACCAAAGTACAAAGGCGACGGCAAAACCGAAGAGAAAAAAGAAAATCTCGAATGGCGCACCTGGCCGGTGGAAAAACGCTTAGAACACGCCTTGGTAAAAGGCATTGATGCTTACGTCGAACAAGATACTGAAGAAGCCCGCGTTAAATTAGGTCGACCTTTATTGGTGATTGAAGGGCCGTTGATGGAGGGCATGAATGTGGTCGGTGACTTGTTCGGTGCGGGTAAAATGTTCCTGCCGCAAGTGGTTAAATCGGCTCGCGTCATGAAAAAAGCCGTGGCTTATCTCGACCCATTTATGGCAGCGGAAAAAGCCGGAACGGATATTCAAGCCAATGGCAAAATCCTGATGGCGACCGTGAAAGGCGACGTGCACGATATTGGTAAAAACATTGTGGGCGTGGTGCTGCAATGTAATAACTACGAAGTCATCGACATGGGTGTCATGGTGGCGACGGATAAAATCCTGCAAACCGCCCGCGAGCAAAACGTGGATATTATTGGCTTGTCAGGTTTGATTACGCCGTCCTTAGATGAAATGGTGAATGTTGCCAAGGAAATGCAACGCCAAGATTTCCATGTGCCGTTATTAATCGGCGGGGCAACCACGTCTAAAATTCATACGGCGGTAAAAATCGAACCGCAATATCAAAATGACATTGTGGTGTATGTGCCAGATGCTTCCCGTGCCGTGGGCGTTGCCAGCGCATTGCTATCAAAAGAGCAAAAACCGGCGTATGTCGCGGCTATTCGTGAAGAATACGCGCAAATTCGGGCAAAACGGGCAGCAAATCAAAGCGAACGCAAACTCATTGCGATTGCCGATGCGCGGGCGAATGGCTTTAAAGCAGATTGGGCAACTTACGCCCCGCCACAACCCAAGATCAATGGCAATCAAAGCCTAGTGTTCGAGAATTACCCCTTAGCCGAGTTAGTCGAACGCATTGACTGGACACCGTTCTTCCGCAGTTGGGAACTCGCCGGACGCTTCCCCGATATTTTAACGGATGAAATCGTAGGCGAAGAATGCCGTAAACTCTACGCCGACGCGCAAGCCATGTTGCAAAAAATTGTCGCAGAAAATTGGGTGCAAGCCAAAGCCGTGATCGGCTTATTCCCAGCGAATAGCGTAGGCGATGATATTGAATTGTACAGCGACAACAGCCGTGGCCAAGTACAACACAAATTGCACCACTTGCGTATGCAAATGGAACGCAATGGGCAACAACCGAACTACTGTTTAAGTGACTTTATTGCACCGAAGCATACCCAGCAAGCAGATTGGTTGGGCGCGTTTGCAGTGAGTACCAGCTTTGGCATTGAAGCGCATTTACAAGCCTTCCGTGCGCAAAACGACGACTATAGCGCGATTATGCTGGAAGCCTTAGTCGACCGCTTAGCCGAAGCCTTAGCTGAGCGTATGCACGAACGGGTACGTAAAGAATTCTGGGGTTACGCCAGCGATGAAACCTTAACCAACGATCAGCTTGTTGCTGAACAATACCAAGGTATCCGCCCCGCCCCCGGCTACCCCGCCTGCCCTGAACACACGGAAAAAGGCACACTGTGGCAACTATTAGACGTGGAAGCCAACACCGGCATTACCCTTACCGAATCCTACGCCATGTATCCGGCTGCGTCGGTTTCCGGTTGGTATTTTAGTCACCCCGATTCCCGCTATTTCGGCATTGGGCGCGTGGCACGCGATCAAGTAGAAGATTACGCCAAACGTAAAGGCATTAGCGTGGAAGAAGCCGAGAAATGGTTAGCACCTGTGTTGGGGTATGAAGCTTAG